Sequence from the Deinococcus detaillensis genome:
CCAGATGCTCTCGACGTAGTCTTTGTTGAGTGTCATGTAGGCGTCGTCCAAATCGACCCAGTAGCCCATTCGTTCGGTAAATTTGCGCCACTCGCCTTCATAGGCAAAAACACTCTGCCGGCACTCGGCATTAAACTTGTCAATGCCGTAAGCTTCCACTTCCCGCTTAGAGTTGAGGCCCAGTTTTTTCTCTACGCCGATTTCCACTGGCAGGCCATGGGTATCCCAGCCCGCTTTGCGCGGTACATGAAAGCCCTGCATGGTTTTAAAGCGTGGAAACAAGTCTTTGAAGCTGCGGGCCTGAACGTGGTGAATACCCGGCTGGCCGTTGGCGGTAGGTGGCCCCTCGTAAAAGGTATACAGCGGCTGGCCTTTGGTTTGCTCAAGCGAGCGCTCAAAGACTTTGTTTTCTGCCCACCACTTTAAGATTTGTTCTTCGAGTTCGGGAAATTTGGGGTTTTGTTGAACGGGCTGGAAGGTTGTTCTGGACGGTGTGGTCATCTCGGCTCCTTTAAAATTGAACTAATCTACGATGAATAATTTGGCTCCGCCCTTTGTGCTGGAGCGGTGGGCTTCGGCTTGGTCGGCGACTTGGTAACTCATGCCCGCCGTCAGCGTGAAAATGCGGCCATCTTCTAACTCAGTTTGCAGTTCACCATCGAGCACCAGTAAAATGTGGCCCTTACTGCACCAGTGATCAGCCAAGTAGTCCGCCGTGTAGTCCACCTGCCGCACCCGAACTATGCCGAACTGCTGGGTGCGGCAGTAGGCCTGACCCGTAATGCCCGCGTGCTGGGTGGCCGGAAGGCTGGCCCAATCGGTGACGCCAAAGGGAATGTCGGTCATGTGCATACTGGACTCTCCTTTCAAGCAACTTGCTGAGCGGCAAACCAAAAAAGCAGCGCTGTCCCTAAACTGCTGGGACGCGCCGCCCTAAGTAGACGTGTGCGTGGTGCCACCCAACTTCGCCGCCCGGTGCGAGCGACCTCGTTGAAGACCCTCTGCCGGGGGGTGTCCGGAGCGTTCTAATCAGCCGCCAGCATCGACGCTTGTGCTCGGTGCTGGCGGCCTTTCTTCGCTCGGCGCGGGAGGTGATGTTCAGCGGAGCGCAGATTCGTCAGGCTTTCACCGTCCCTGACTCGCTGGTGACTCTGCTTGCTCCGCGTACTGTCCTCGCGTTCGCCCTGAGATGGATTCGGCCTTTCCTGCGGGCCTGCCCTCATGGTAAGCGGGCGAGCGGGCTGGGTCAATCCGCACTTTTGGCTTTACCCAGACAACAGCTCTCTTAGGCCAAGCGCAAACCCTTATCCCGTGTTCCGTACCCCCGCCGCGATGCCCTGCACGCTCAGCAGCAGCGGACGCTCATAGGTGTCTAGGCCGCCTTCCTCAGCCCGCGAGCGGCGCAGCAACTCCACTTGAATGCGGTGAATCGGGTCGATGTACGGGTTGCGCAGCCCGATACTTTCTTTCAGGCGCGGCTCGTTGTGCAGCAGCTCGCCGCCCACCACGCTTTCCACCTGCTGCACCGCTTTGGTGTAGGCGGTTTGCAATCTCTCGGCCAGTTCACTGCCCGCGCCGCCGAGGCTCAGGTAATCTTCAAAAATCAGCGGATCGCTCTTGGCCAGCGCCATCTGCGCGTTATCCAGCATGCTGCGGAAAAACGGCCACTGCTGATACATTTCCCGCGCCAGCTCAGGGCCAACCGCTTCAATCGCTTCGGGCAACCCGTACCAGCCCGGCAAGTTGGCGCGGTTTTGCGTCCAGCTCATCACCCACGGAATGGCCCGGAGGTTGCTCAGGGTGGGCGCACCCGGACGGCGAACCGGGCGCGAGGCGATGTTGAGGCGCGAGATTTCGTGAATCGGCGTGACCGCTTCAAAGAACGGCAAAAAGTGCGTGTCTTCCACCAAGTCGCGGTACATCTGGGCGCTGATTTTGCTGGCCCGTGTCAGGGCGTCTGTCCAGGTCGCGGGCAAATCGGCTTTGGGCCGCGCCGCCGAGAGCAGCAGGCCGTAGAGGGCTTGCTCCAAATTGCGGTGAGCCAAAATCGGGTGGCTGTACTTGTCGGACAGCGCTTCGCCCTGCTCAGTGATGCGCAGTCCGGCGTCGATGGTTCCGGCGGGTTGCCCCAATATCGCCCGCGAAGCTGGCCCGCCGCCGCGCCCGATGCTGGTGCCGCGCCCGTGAAAAAACCGCCAAGGCACGCCGGCTTGCTCGCACACTGCGCTGATTTTGCGCTGCGCTTCGTGGAGGGCCCAGTTGGCGGCCAGAAATCCGGCGTCTTTGTTGGAATCCGAGTAGCCCAGCATAATTTCTTGCACGTCGCCTGCCAGCACCGCACGGTATTCCGGCAGCGAGAGCAGCTCCCACATCACGCTGGGAGCGCGTTCCAAATCGCCCAGCGTTTCAAACAGCGGCACCGGTAAAATCCTAAAGCCGACTTCACGGGCCAGCAGCAGCGGCTCCAAAATGTCGCTGACCGACTCGCTCATGCTGATGATGTAGCGGCCAAAAGCGCGGGGGCCGACCAGCGCGACGGCCTGCTGCACCTCGCGGATTGGGCCGATGGTGCGCTCCAGCTCGTCGGGAAACGGGCAATTGGCAGGCCAGAGGGGGCGGCGCGACCTGAGTTCGGCGGCCAACACTTCCAACTTGGTGTGTTCAGGGAGGTCGGCGTAATTGCCCGACACGCCCGCTTCTTTGAGGAGTTCGGCCACCGCCGCCCCGGTCAGTTGGCTGTGTTCGCGCACGTCCAAGCTCACCAGATGCTGCCCAAAGGTTCGGGCCACCGTCAGCAGCGGAGTCAGCAGTTGGTCGGCGCTGCGGGCTTGACCGTCTTGGCGCAGTCTGGCGTCCAAAGCTTCCAAAGTGGGTAGCAGTTCCACCGGCTCTCCGCCGCGCACCGCGTCGTGGAGGTCGCGCAGGGTCTGGCGGTACGGTTCTTCGCCGCCCTCATCCTGAAGATGATCGGCTTGGCTGAGGTCAGTATAGGCCTGACGAATATGAGTCAGCAGCAACTCGCGGGCGCGTTCGCGGTGGAGAGAGAGCGTTTCGCGGGTGGCTTCCGGCGTCACGAACGGGTTACCGTCGCGGTCGCCGCCCATCCACGAGCTGAAACTCAGCGGCAATTTGGCGTCGCTGCGCTGGCCGTACACATGCACAAAAGCCCGCTCCAAATCGCGTTGCAAGCGCGGCAGCGCCTGAGCGATGGTGGGCAGGTAGCTCAGCCCGCCCTTGACTTCATCTTGGACGGTGGGCTTGAGGCGGCGCAGCTCCGGCGTGGCCCACATCGCTTCAATGTGCGCCGCAACGCGGGCGGTGGCTTCCTTGGCGGTGCCGGGGTCGCCCAAATCGGGAATGGTTTCGGCGACTTCGACCAAGTGGTTGCGAACCGTGCGCCGCCGCATCTCGGTGGGATGGGCGGTAAAGGTCAGGCCCAAATCGACGCGCTCGATTAAGGCTTCGGTTTGCTCGGCGCTGAGGCCCAGCACTTTGAGGTCAGTCAAGGCCTGCTCCAAACTCTGTGAACGCACGCCTCTGCGCTCTGATAAGGCCCGTACCCGTTCGTATTCCTCGGCCAAATTGACCAATTGGAAGTACCAGGTAAAAGCCCGCACCAGATTTTCGGCGTCTCCGACCTTGAGATCAGCGATCAGGGTTTGTAATTCGGCTGAACCTTCACCGCTGCGGGCCCGGCGCACCAGCGCCCGAACTTGTTCCACCAAGTTGTAAAAGCCTTCGCCCTCTTGCTCTTTGAGAACTTGTCCGAGGGTGCGGCCCAGTAAATTGACGTCGTCACGAATACCCATGTGTTTCTCCGTAAGTGTTGAGGATCGAAATGGAAGGGGAACGGTTAATAAGAACCGAGAACTTCAGCTTCGCTTACGGATCACTTATTCCTCGTAGTGATATCGCTCAATCGTCAAGGCTTTGCCGTTCTCCAATTCAAGCATCACGCCGTTGAGTTCGGCTGGGCCTTCTTTGACGCCGAAGCGGTGGGGGCGCTCGGTCAGGAACTTCTGGATGGGGCCTTCCGGGTCAGCGCCGATGATGCTGTGTGCCGGGCCAGTGAATCCGGCGTCAGTCTGGAAGGCGGTGCCGCGCGGCAAAATTCGGCTGTCGGCAGTGGGCACGTGGGTATGGGTGCCGATCACGGCGGCGACCCGCCCGTCTAAGTGCCAAGCCAGCGCAGCTTTTTCGCTGGTGGCCTCGGCGTGAAAATCCACAAACACGCTGCCCAGATCGGGCTGCCCCAGCAATCTGTCCATCACCAAAAAGGGATTGTGAACTGCTTCCATAAAGACCCGCCCCAGCAAATTGACCACCGTGACGCGCTCGCTGCCGACCTCAAAGGTGTTCCAGCCGCGTCCGGGCGTACCGGAAGGCATATTCAGTGGGCGAATCAGGCGTGGGTCGTCCAGCAGCCCGTAGACTTCCTTGTGGTGCCAAGCGTGGTTGCCCAGCGTCACCGCGTCCGCGCCCGCGCCGGTGATGAGTTCAAACGATTCGCGGTTGAGGCCAAAGCCGCCCGCCGCGTTTTCGCCGTTGACGATAATGAAATCAAAATTGGAGCGCAGCTTGGGTAATTGTTCGGCCAGCACCCGCCTGCCGGGCTTGCCGTAAACGTCTCCTACAAAAAACACACGCAACATGCCCCGCACTTTAGCGGCAAAGCGTAGAGGCCACGGCAGGTTTGTTTACGCCACTCCTGGTTGCGCTTGGGCCGGGCCAAACACGAACCGTCAGATCCAGTCAGAATTCTGTCAAATAGATTGAGATAGAATAAGGCCATGAACGTCTGGCCCGACAACAAACCAGCACCACGGCCAAGGCGTGATGAGGGTTGAGCGGTCCCTTCAGCCGCTACCCTTTTGACGATCTCGGCGCGACCGAACAGGCGAATCTTCCAGAGCGCTCGTTGGTGCAGGGCCAGCAACCGGACATCGAGGCCAATGACGCCGAGTTGCTGGCCTTGCAGCCATCGGCGCTGTTTTTGCTCGACCAAGCGGGCATCCTGATTCGGCTCGGCGGCAACTGGCAAGGTGTTACCGGCCTGCGGCCCGAGCAGGTGCTGGGCCGCCCGCTGCACCAATTTGTCAAGTTGCCGCCCAGCAGCCACCCCCAAGGCTTGTATGCACAGAGCGGCGTGTGCGAGGAAGCGTCTATCGGGCGCGGCGGCTTGTCGAAGCGGGTTCGGCTCGTTTGGCAGCGCGGCGAGGGCGGCACCGGCGGCAGTCTGGAGCTGCCCGGCCCCAGAGAGCGCGAAATTTATGAGCGCAGCGAGAAGTTGCGTCGCGCCGAGGTCGCTTTGGAGCAGACCATCACCTGTTTGGGCACCGCCCTCGATACGTTCCAGAGCCACCACGTCAAGCGGATGGTGTCTTACGCCGTCCGGCTGGGTCAGGCTTACGGCCTCAGCGAACAAGACCTCAGTGCGCTGCGCTGGGGCGCGGCCCTGCACGACGTGGGCAAAGTGCGTGTTCCCCAACATATCCTGATTAAAACCGGGCCGCTGAGTGCTGACGAATTCGGTGTGGTTCTCCAGCATCCGCAGTGGGGCGCAGAAATTTTGGAACAGCTCGAATTTTTGCCCGCCGCTGCCCGTGACACTGTGCTCCACCACCATGAGCGCTGGGACGGTCAAGGCTACCCCGCCGGACTGCGGGAAGACCAGATTCCCCTTCTCGCCCGCATCGTGATGATCGCCGACGTTTTCGACGCGCTGACCAGTGACCGCTCCTACAAAACGGCTTGGACACCTGCCGCCGCCGGCGAGTACCTGATCCGCGAATCGGGCCGCGCCTTCGAGGGCCACTTGGTGCGCTTGTTTTTGGAACGGGTTATGGATCTGGGCTACCTCTACGGCGATCAGGCGGGCACGCCCTGAGCGGATTGAAAACGCTTTCATCGGCGGGCGGCTTCTCCGTATTGGCCTTTATGAAAGCGCTGCCCTTTTAGCGAATAATCCGCGCCGGCTCGATGCCTGCCGCCCGCCGCGCCGGAAGCAGCGCCGCCAGCAGCGTGGTGCTGATGCCCAGCGCATTGACCCACAGCAGATCGCTCAGGCGCACCTGCACCGGCAGCGCGGTAATGAAATAAAGGTCGCCGGGAATCTGAAAAGGCCGCCAAGTAAAATACAAGCTGATGGCCAGGCCCAGCACATTGCCCAGCAGCAAGCCCGCCGCGCCGAGGGCCGCTCCCTGCCAGACAAATGCCCAGATGATCTGCCGGCGCGACGCGCCCATCGCCCGCAAAATGGCGATCTCTGGCGTTTTTTCAAAGACGGTCAGCGTCAGCACATTGGCAATGCCGAACGCCGCCACGATCACGATCAAAAACACCACGAAGCCGATGACCTGCTTTTGCAACTTGAGTTGGTCGAGCAGCGAGCCGTAGAGATTTTGCCAGGGCAGGCTGCTGTACGGCAGGGCGCTACTGATCGCTTGCCCCACCTGCGGCGCGAGGTCGGGGTCTTTGAGGCGGGCTTGGTAGCCGCTGACGCGGGTGTTGCCCTGAATCTGTTGCAAGGTGCTCAGCGGCACGAAGGCGTAAGCGCTGTCGATCAGGTAATTGCCGCTGCGGAAAATGCCCGCCACTTTGAGGACGCTGCGGCGCTGGGTGCTGCCGGCCAGTAAGCGCAACTCCTGACCCTGAAAGGCTCCGAGGCTCTGGGCAAGGGCGCTGCCCAGCAGCACTTCATTGGGCTTGAGGGTCGCCAGCAACTGACTTTCCTCGGGCGGGAGGCCCAGCACCTTACCTGCTTCGGCGGTGACGCCAAACAGCGTGGCAAAATCCAGCCCCGCGCCGCGTCCGTCTGAGGCCGGCCGGGTCAGTAAGCCTTTGTCGGCCAGAAACGGCATAAAGGCCACGACGTCTTTGTTTTGCCGCAGCGCTTTTTCCATTTCAGGATCAGCGCCGCCGGGCGTGAAACGGGTCAGGCTCAGGTGGGGCGTGGCCCGCAAGGTCGCCTGAATAAGAGCGCCGGTAAAGCCGTTGGTGAGGCTCAGCGCCGCGATCAGCACCATCACGCCGACGGCGATGCCCAGCACGGTGCTTAAGTTTTGGGTGCGCCGCCGCCGCAAATGGGCGCGGGCCAGTGTCAACGGCAGCGAAGTGGGAGCGGGAGGTCGGGAAGGTGCGGGCACGTTCAGCGAGGATAGCAGAAGAGCGCTGGCCCACAGACTTGCGGCGGCAGCGCTCTTTGCGTTGACGTGTTGGTGCGCCCTGCTTTAACGAATGCCTGTAATCGTCACGCTGCGGGCACCCCATTGGTAGGCTTGGGCGCGGCTGCCCATCCAGATGTCAATGGTGTTGGACATTCGCACGTTCATGGTGTCTTCGACGATGAAGGTGCGTCCGTTGAGCAGGCCCGCACTGTCCTGCAAGGTCACGCGGCTGCCGTAGGGGAAAATGCGCAGCAAATCGCGACTGAGCGCAATGACGCCGGGACGTACCCGCGTGCCGGTTGCCGTGACAAAGGGGCTGTTGTCGGTTTGGCCCACGTCGCTGCTGTAGGCGGTGGCCTTGACCACTCGGCTGTAGCCGCGTTGCTGCGGCCTGCTGACGACAGGCGAGTTGGCCGGAGTGCTGACGGCTCTGGGCGCTTTGGCGGGTTGCGGCTTGGGCGCGGCGACTTGGGACTTGGGCGCAGCCACAGGCGCTTTGACTTGAGGCGCAAGTTGAGCTGCCACCGCCGCGACTTGGGTAACGGCGGCACTGACCTCCAGTTGGCGCTGAAGCTGCGCTTGAACGGCTGGCGCGGCATTTAGAGTCGGAGCTTTGGTCGGAGCGGCCTTGACCTGAACGGATGAAGCCTGCACGGGTTTACTTTCTATCGGCCCCGCCGCTTGACTCACCACCTGCCCAATCAAAGTGCTGCTGGGCAGTTGCGGCAACGTGGCGACGCTAAAGGTGGAGAGTGGAGCGCCCGGCGTTCCCTTGGAGACCGCAGCCTTGATGGCCGCAGATTGAGCGGCTGGTGCGGCCTGCGGCGCTGACGCCTTTGCTTTTTCGGGCGTGGCCTTGACTTCTGGCTTTATCTCAGCGGGCCACAGCGGCGCTTGACCGTGAATGATCAGGGCGGCGCGGGTGAGCTGCTGGGTCAAGCTGCCGCTCAAGCTGAGGGGCAGCGGCGTGGCGGCGGCCTTGAGCGCCTGCTTGGGCGGAGTCTGCTCTTTGGGTACTTGGGTGGTATTTTCACCGCTTTGCGCCGCCGCGAGTCCATACAAGCCGAAAGCCACCGCGCTCACCAACTGCATTTTTTTCTGCATTCAACTCCCTGTTGCCGTGCTCCTGAATCATCTTGGTCATTCTCGGCTCGACCTAAAACGGCTGAGCGCTGTCTGAATCTTCGTTTGTCCGGCTCAAAATCTGTTCTGAGCAACCACTCTCAAGCTCTAAATGGTCAATAAGCGGTCTGAGGAGCCAATTCACTCAGCCGCAACGTTTCAAAGCCTAAGGACGCATCATGTATAAAAAATAAGAAAAAAGCCTTTAGATCTCATCTTAGAGAGCGCTTCTGACTGTTCTTTTTGAGCTTGCCGTTGCTTGGCTGCTCGAAGAATGAGAGAAAACCAAGCACGGCGGCTTAGTTCCTCATGAGTGATTGGAGACAGATTTGTGAAATTTTAGGGATTGACCGAAGAATTTAGCGAAGCGCCGTGATTCTGACGGTGCGTGAGCCCCAGGCCAGTGCTTGAGCGCGGCTGCCCATCCAGATGTCAACGGTGTTGGCCATCCGCACGTTCATGGTGTCTTCAACGATAAAAACTCGGCCATTGAGCAGGCCAGCGCTGTCCTGTAAGGTCACGCGGCTGCCGTAAGGGAAGATGCGCAGCAAATCGCGGCTGAGTGCAATGACCCCAGGGCGTACCCGCGTGCCGGTTGCCGTAACAAAGGGGCTGTTGTCGGTTTGGCCGGCTTCGCTGTTGTAGGCGGTGGCCTTGACCGTGCGCGTCGCTCCCCGAGTGCGGCTGGCCGCCACTTCGTCGGGCAGTGCCGGCTCGCCGAGGCCCAGCATGCTTTGCACCGCTGTTTGGGTCAGGCTTGCTTCTGGCAGCTGCGGCAAAATGAGATCGCCCGTCACTTGCGCCGTGCCCAAAGTGCTCAGCGCCAATGCTGCCGCGCCGGCTAGGCCGAGAACCATGACGACAGGCCGCCCAGTCGACACGGTTTGGAGGGGTTTGGACTGGACAGATTTAGTCAAGGCCGAGATGAATTTGAACACCGAACTGAATATCGCCATATGTAAACTCCTTGAGAGCCGCCGAACGCAAAATCCCGCGCTCAGCGAACAGAAAAAAGACTTGCTCTGGTTTTGGTAAGCCTGATCCACCGCCTCGGAGCATCTGTCCGACCAGAGGGCTGAGTCAAAAGCTCAACCAGCTACCCTTTCAAATGCTCCCTTTGCTTCGCTCCCGTTGGTTCTTGGGCAGAACGGCACCTGCTGGGCCTGCCCGCTGTCTTGGGCACAACGGCACCTCTCGGGCCTACCCGCTCAGTCAAAAAAGAAGCTCTTTTTTTGACCACTGCTCTACGACTGGAGTTCAGCATGGAGATGAAGTCAAAAATCGTCTTCAACACGGGAGAAACAAAACTGTCCGCTCTCCCGAGACAACACAAGGTAAAGATGGTTGA
This genomic interval carries:
- a CDS encoding DHCW motif cupin fold protein → MTDIPFGVTDWASLPATQHAGITGQAYCRTQQFGIVRVRQVDYTADYLADHWCSKGHILLVLDGELQTELEDGRIFTLTAGMSYQVADQAEAHRSSTKGGAKLFIVD
- a CDS encoding phosphoenolpyruvate carboxylase: MGIRDDVNLLGRTLGQVLKEQEGEGFYNLVEQVRALVRRARSGEGSAELQTLIADLKVGDAENLVRAFTWYFQLVNLAEEYERVRALSERRGVRSQSLEQALTDLKVLGLSAEQTEALIERVDLGLTFTAHPTEMRRRTVRNHLVEVAETIPDLGDPGTAKEATARVAAHIEAMWATPELRRLKPTVQDEVKGGLSYLPTIAQALPRLQRDLERAFVHVYGQRSDAKLPLSFSSWMGGDRDGNPFVTPEATRETLSLHRERARELLLTHIRQAYTDLSQADHLQDEGGEEPYRQTLRDLHDAVRGGEPVELLPTLEALDARLRQDGQARSADQLLTPLLTVARTFGQHLVSLDVREHSQLTGAAVAELLKEAGVSGNYADLPEHTKLEVLAAELRSRRPLWPANCPFPDELERTIGPIREVQQAVALVGPRAFGRYIISMSESVSDILEPLLLAREVGFRILPVPLFETLGDLERAPSVMWELLSLPEYRAVLAGDVQEIMLGYSDSNKDAGFLAANWALHEAQRKISAVCEQAGVPWRFFHGRGTSIGRGGGPASRAILGQPAGTIDAGLRITEQGEALSDKYSHPILAHRNLEQALYGLLLSAARPKADLPATWTDALTRASKISAQMYRDLVEDTHFLPFFEAVTPIHEISRLNIASRPVRRPGAPTLSNLRAIPWVMSWTQNRANLPGWYGLPEAIEAVGPELAREMYQQWPFFRSMLDNAQMALAKSDPLIFEDYLSLGGAGSELAERLQTAYTKAVQQVESVVGGELLHNEPRLKESIGLRNPYIDPIHRIQVELLRRSRAEEGGLDTYERPLLLSVQGIAAGVRNTG
- a CDS encoding TIGR00282 family metallophosphoesterase, coding for MLRVFFVGDVYGKPGRRVLAEQLPKLRSNFDFIIVNGENAAGGFGLNRESFELITGAGADAVTLGNHAWHHKEVYGLLDDPRLIRPLNMPSGTPGRGWNTFEVGSERVTVVNLLGRVFMEAVHNPFLVMDRLLGQPDLGSVFVDFHAEATSEKAALAWHLDGRVAAVIGTHTHVPTADSRILPRGTAFQTDAGFTGPAHSIIGADPEGPIQKFLTERPHRFGVKEGPAELNGVMLELENGKALTIERYHYEE
- a CDS encoding HD-GYP domain-containing protein; translated protein: MSGPFSRYPFDDLGATEQANLPERSLVQGQQPDIEANDAELLALQPSALFLLDQAGILIRLGGNWQGVTGLRPEQVLGRPLHQFVKLPPSSHPQGLYAQSGVCEEASIGRGGLSKRVRLVWQRGEGGTGGSLELPGPREREIYERSEKLRRAEVALEQTITCLGTALDTFQSHHVKRMVSYAVRLGQAYGLSEQDLSALRWGAALHDVGKVRVPQHILIKTGPLSADEFGVVLQHPQWGAEILEQLEFLPAAARDTVLHHHERWDGQGYPAGLREDQIPLLARIVMIADVFDALTSDRSYKTAWTPAAAGEYLIRESGRAFEGHLVRLFLERVMDLGYLYGDQAGTP
- a CDS encoding FtsX-like permease family protein, with protein sequence MPAPSRPPAPTSLPLTLARAHLRRRRTQNLSTVLGIAVGVMVLIAALSLTNGFTGALIQATLRATPHLSLTRFTPGGADPEMEKALRQNKDVVAFMPFLADKGLLTRPASDGRGAGLDFATLFGVTAEAGKVLGLPPEESQLLATLKPNEVLLGSALAQSLGAFQGQELRLLAGSTQRRSVLKVAGIFRSGNYLIDSAYAFVPLSTLQQIQGNTRVSGYQARLKDPDLAPQVGQAISSALPYSSLPWQNLYGSLLDQLKLQKQVIGFVVFLIVIVAAFGIANVLTLTVFEKTPEIAILRAMGASRRQIIWAFVWQGAALGAAGLLLGNVLGLAISLYFTWRPFQIPGDLYFITALPVQVRLSDLLWVNALGISTTLLAALLPARRAAGIEPARIIR
- a CDS encoding RlpA-like double-psi beta-barrel domain-containing protein; this translates as MTKSVQSKPLQTVSTGRPVVMVLGLAGAAALALSTLGTAQVTGDLILPQLPEASLTQTAVQSMLGLGEPALPDEVAASRTRGATRTVKATAYNSEAGQTDNSPFVTATGTRVRPGVIALSRDLLRIFPYGSRVTLQDSAGLLNGRVFIVEDTMNVRMANTVDIWMGSRAQALAWGSRTVRITALR